The genome window TGTGGATGGTGTAATCCGGCACTTTCCCTGCGTGAGGTTTGTAAGAGTTGTGTGAAGCTCAGGAAGTGAACAGGCAGTAGATGTTGTGCCAAAGGACTCGTCAGGGATGTTTAACGACAGCATAGTCAATTTACCATTGTGATGGCGATCGGTCTAACCGCCATCCTATGCGATCGCTCATCAAGGCAACGCAGAGGGATTGAGTCCGATCGCATCTTCAATCTTGGCGTTACTCAAATTCGCACCCGTCAGATTGGCATTCGCTAGGGTGGCAAGCTCCAAATTGGCTTGAGTGAGGTTGGCATTGCTCAGGTTAGCATTGGTTAAGTTTGCCCCTGTCAAATCGCACTGAGTCAAGTTTGTGTACGTTAAGTTGGCTTGAGTTAACTGAGTACTGATCAGATTGGCATTTTCCAGGGTGGCACCCACCAAGCTTGCATTCGTTAAATCAGCGGAACGGAGTAAGGCTTGACGCAGATTAACACCGTTCAAGTTGGCTTTAGTGAGGTTAGCACTGAACAGGTAGGAGGAAAGGAGTTTGGCACCCGTCAGTTGAGCCTCCGTGAGGTTAGTGCTGGCAAGTTTGGCATTAGTTAAGTCCGCATTCTCCAGATTCGTCCGAGTCAGATTCGCCCGACTCAAATCAGCACCCTTCAAGATCGCCCCTGGCAGTTTACTTCCACTCATGTCAGAATTTCGCAAGGTAGCCGCATTCAACACCCCATCTTGAAGTAATGCTCCTTTAAGATTGCCATGGTCTAAATTAGCTTCACTTAAATTCGCCTGACGTAAGTCCGCGCCACTCAAGTTAACATTATCAGCGCTAATGGTTTGTAAATTGGCTCCAGTTAATTGAGCGCTGGTGAGATTCGCACCACTGAGGGTAGCAATATTGAGTTGCGCTTGTTTTAAATTGGCTCCGCTTAAATTTGCCGCTCCTAGTTGGCTGCGGGTGAGGTCAGCTTTTTCCAAGTTGGCACTCGAAAGCTGTGCATAATTGAGCTTGGCTTCTCTTAAATTGGCACCAGTCAACTTAGCACTCGTTAAGTCAGCAGACCCCAGATCCGCGCCCTGAAGGTCAGCATTTTGTAAATTAGTAGGGACTGTTTCCTTCTCCTTCTCCTGTTGCCTTGCTCCCAGTTTGGCCTGTCTCAAGTTGGCCCCCGCAAGAATCGCTCCAGAGAGTTTAGCCCCCTGCAACTGAGTACGGTTCAGCTTAGCATTGCTCAGATTGGCACCCTCTAGATTAGCACCCTCCAGATTAGCATCGCTCAGGTCGGCTTTTTGTAGATTCGCCCCGGTTAGCTGAGCATCTCTTAAGTCACACTTAGGACAAGAATTTGTGGTTCGGAGTTGTTCCAAGTGTTGAGAATTCGCGGCATTCGCAGGGACTATTAATCCCTGAGTGATTAAGCCGATGAACACTAATAAACCCAACATACTGCCCCTCCTAAGAAGGGAGGTAGGAGTCTGGCAATCTTCCTTTTTTCCCCAAGTCCCTATGACTCTAATTAAGGCAGAAATGAGAAAAGAAATCCGTTTTGGGTTGTTTACAGTCCGCATCATTCTAATTATATTGTTTCCCATGTAATAGAAATTAACGGAAAATTAGCTCCATCAACTCTGCGTCCCTTGGCGAAAACCTCTGCGACCCTCTGCGTTAAAAAAACATAACAGTCCCAGGCTAACGGATGCAATATTAGACCTCAAGGAGCGATCGCTCACAACCGATTGATTTGTGAACTGAACTTGTTTTAACGAACCACAGAGGCTCAGAGTACAAGGAGAAAAAGAAGAGAGAATTTGACAACTCATTGAAGATTGCTATACATTCTGGAAACTTTCGCTATTATTTTGCTGAACTCCTATTTTCATCATCCTTGATATTGAATGCGATAAATTCGGTTATTCGCTTCTTCAGTCACTAACAAACTACCATCCGGTAAGACCAGTAACCCAACTGGACGCCCCCAGGTGGTTGGCCCAGAGGGATTCACGAGAAAACCGGTCAGAAAGTCTTCGTAATAGCCTTGAGGCCGCCCTTGGCTATCGAAGGGGACAAAAACCACTTTGTAACCCGTTCCCTGGTTGCGGTTCCAAGAACCCCGAAAGGCAACAAAGGCACCATTGCGATACTTTTCGGGAAAGGTGTTTCCATCATAAAATTGCAATCCCAAGGCCGCTGAGTGAGCTTGAAACAGCACATCAGGCGTCTGGGTTTTAGCCACTAAGTCAGGACGCTTGCTTTGTCCGTTGACTGTTTGACGAGGTTCGATGCGATTTGGTGCCAGGTAAGCATAAGGCCAGCCGTAAAATTCGCCTTGGCGGATACGGGTGAAGTAATCGGGTACGAGGTCATCTCCAATCCCGTCCCGTTCGTTGACGGTGGTATACAGTTCCCCAGTGGTAGGGTGAAAGTCGATACCGACGGGATTCCGCAAACCGTAGGCGAAGGTTTGTTGGTTGGAACCGTCGAGGTTCATTACTTGTACTGAGGCGCGGGGTAGGGGTTCTTCATCAACGTTGGATTTGGAGCCAATCGTAACGTAAAGTTTTGTGCCATCAGGTGAAGCGAGGACGTTGCGTGTCCAGTGCTGATTGTAGCCGCCGGGGGTGAGGTCAGCAATTTTTTGCCCTTTGCCAGTTAGCTGTTGTTGTCCTTGGGTGTAAGGAAATCGCAAAACAGCACCCGTGTTACCCAGGAAGAAGGAATCTCCTGCAAAGGTCATGCCCAAGGGGATATTGACCCCATTCTCCGCTGTGGCAAAGGCTTTGCTGACATCGGCGACGCCATCGCTGTTAGTGTCGCGTAGCAGGCGAATGCGATTTGCCCTAGTCTCGGTCACTAAAACATCACCACTCGGAGTTAAGCTAAGCCAGCGCGGCGCGTCCAAATTATCGGCGTAGACGTTTACCTGGAAGCCAGCAGGCACATTCAGTGTTGGGTTTTGTGGGACTGGAATGACGTTGGGTGATTGGGAAGCGCTATTGGTGGCAAAGGGTTTGGGTAAACTATCGAGTGTGATTTTAATGGGTTGAGAGGTGAGCGTCTCGGTAGGCACAAGGTTGTTCGTGGCAACGGTAGCCGATTGCTGCTGTTTGTTTTGGGGAGAAGCAGCAGGTTGCTGTGCCGTTTGGGTTGATGGCTCCATCTCAGGCGCTGCGGTTTCTGGATTGGAGGTGCTCGGTACACTACAGGCAGGGGCTGTAGTCAGAAGCAGCAGGGGTATCAGAAAACGCAAGGATTGCATGATCAATAGTATAGATACAAAATTGCGACTGATCTCCAGGGTAGTTGTTGAGGCAAGGAAGCGCTGCCGCCTTACGATGGATTGCTTCTGGCTGCTGATACGAAGTTGCACTCAATGATAGGTTTATTTACGCCCACCTGCTTATTTTCAAGATAGCTGATGAACATTGACGCGGGTTCGTTTTCTGACCAATCCAGTGCTGAAAAGAGGGCTGAGGAATTGCGATCGCATGGGATAAAAGTACAGGTCATTGATTTTCAGTAATCGGCTGTCATGGGGTGAGGGGAACAGGGGCAAGGCTAATTATGTAGATGCACTAGAAAACGAATTGGGTAGACAATACTATTCGGATCAGGAAGCCGATTTTAGAGCTTTTTCGTCATAAAGACGCTATTTGGGTCATCAATGTATTCAGCAAAAGGGCCTCGGTACTCGAACCCATACCGTCTGTATAAGGCTCGTGCTGGGGCGAACTCAGGAAAAGCCCCTGTTTCCAAATTCAGACAATCGTAACCACGCCGTGAGGCTTCTTTGATGATGTGTTCAAGAATTTTCGAGGCGACACCCCTACGGCGGTGAGCTTTGGCAGTACGCATTGATTTGACTTCACCACTTCTTGGATCTAGTTCTTTGAGTGCGCCACATCCGAGTAATTCATCGCCCTCCCAAGCCGTCCAGAAAGTAATATCGGGCGATCGCAATGCCTCTAAATCAAGAGCATGGATGCTTTCAGGCGGGGTAATCTCATGCATATTTTCGAGATGTTCCCGGAGTAAGTCCGCGATCTTTTTACCGGTCAGGTCATCTTCGCGAATTTCCAATTGACTCATCTCCTGAATTTGCTATGAAACTCTACTCCATAAGGGTTTGCAGCCAATGTCTGTGAATCAAGCGATCTTAGGAGGGCGCTGGTTAGCACAACTGGCAATTATCGGGCTTTGTTTGTCATTGATAGCAATTCCGTGCTTTTTCAGATGTCTATTGCATGGCCTGGACTACTGCCGCAGCGACAGCAGACATGACGCTTTCGCGTTGCTCTAAAGGGGCTTTTGAACCGGCAATGAATACTGCGATTGCAATACGCTTTCCGCTTGGGGAACTAATCAGGCCAACATCATTGGCAGCGATGCCGATTCCTAGCACATCCGCTCCAGTACCAGTCTTATGAGCGATTGACCAACCCGGTGGTAACCCAGCTTTGAGCCGTTGCTGTCCGGTTGGAGAGTCGGTCATAATCTTGAGTAATAGAGCTGTTGAATCCTCGGATAATAGTTGACGCGATTGCAGTTTGACGAGCAAATCAATCATACCTTCCGGTGTTGCGGTATCTCGCGGATCGGTCAAATATCTTTCCATTGCAGCCTTCTTAACGGCATCGGGAATCTGCTGCACCGCCTCTTCATATTTTTGCTTGTCCACTAATTCAGGACGAAAGTTAGTGAGTCCGACAGTATCAGGCTGTAGTTGTTGTTCCAAGCGATCGACACGAATATCACGAAGGTTCATTCTGCCCAAGATAGCTGTGACTTGCTCAGGTCCACCCACTAACCGAACTAACGCATCTGCCGCCGTGTTATCACTATCGCCAACGGTTCGCTGCAAAAGATACTGGACTGTAAACTGACCGCGATCGCCTTTGATTTCTTTGAGAATCGGACTCCATGCTGGCACGAACTGTTCACGAGTAATGGTGACAGTTTGGTTGAGCGAAAGTTTACCTTCGTCTACAAGCTTTAATACAACGATGCCAACGGGAAGCTTGAACACGCTTTGCATCGGAAACCGTTGATTGCCATTGCGAAACCAACGTTCACCTGTATCAAGGTCTAAAACTCCAATGCCAACATTACCTTGAGCGCTAGAGAGATCGAGATTGTTGAGTTGCTCTTGTAGCCGTGTCGTGTTGGGTTGTGCTGCGACAATCTGTGCCTTTCCCAGTCTTTTGTCTGCCACCGATTTCCCGGAATCCATTGTATGGGTAGACGCTGCGATAGCGAAGCGCTGCTGCAAGCAGATCGCTACAGATTCGCGGGACGGATCGGGCGAGTGTACGCACCCAGGCAGTACACTAGAGTTCACTAGAAGAAGGGTTAATAGAACTTGCTTATGCATTGATACTGTTTTTGTTCAACATTGATTCTATTTTTGATGAATTAATTCAGAAGTCAACGTCAGTTAAATGCTCTTTTAAATCGTTTGTAGGCCCAGGAAAGTTAATTACTGTTATTAATCTAAATATTTGCTCTGCGCGCCGTTGTGGCTGTTGAGTAGCACATTTTTACTACTTAAGCCATCGGGTTGTGTCAGTTGCGTAAGTTCTGAATCTCTACCCATCCCCATCCTCACGCTTAGCTGGAGTCCCACTCTTCCCCACTCCTTTGGGGAATAAGGGGGTTATCGAAACGGATTGGGTATGAGTGCTGCATGTTGTAAAGATGTTGTAGCCTTAGCCACCCCGTTGCAGTTCTCTCCGTAATTTCTCGGAATCGCATCTCGCAAGTCAGAGTCGGTGGGAGTGGCAATTCCCGGATATTTGCGGATTCATTTTTTATCGCCAGCAAATATTATCGAAGTACGACGAAAGGATAAAGCCTATGAATTTTACTGGCGAAGTCTAGGTCGTAATCTCTGAGGAAATTTTTGAGAGAATTCCTAAGCCACCTAGGTTAATAGTTATGCAAAGTCTTTTAGATGCTCCCCGACCCGACCTACGTTCAACGATTAACGTGTGTGCCAGAATTCAATGCCCTTATTTTCAAAATGATTGTGCTTCATCCCAGGGTTGTGCGAGATATTGCAATCCGGGTCATTGTCATCTAACCAGCGTTTTTGCTTTCGCCTCTGAGCCGCATGGCCTGTTTGCGGCGAATGAGAGCGCCCTTCACTCGGTCAAAAGGGCTAACGATGGTTGGATTGCTAAAGATAAAGCTAGCCAACGCTCAATTAGGCATGGCGGCAGAAATAATAAGTCTAGTCCGCCCAAAAAGAAAAAAACCAAGACGTTTGATGCCCAAGTCTTAGGTGCCGATAGTGATGGCATTCCTCTGATTAACTTTCCTAGCGATGAAATGAGTTTTAAACCCATTAGTCTGAGTCTTTTAAATTCTATCCATTTTGAAGAGTATTAAGACTAATGGCTCAAGGAAATATTCAATCTTTAGGCTGCGTTAACAAAGGGCAACGCGGCGTTTTTAGGTGTAAGCTAATGTTTACTTGCTCAATGACCTGTAACGCGGATGAAAACTACTGTTTGTTGCATAGCCAAGCTCCCAGGACTGGAGCTTCAGGAGCCTCGTTAATAGAGCAACTCGACCCCGTTAAATCACTCTCGGATTCCGTAAAGGTAACAGCCTTTTGGGTATCTGGCTCATTTGGCTGACAAGAGCATTTGTAGAATGATTCCACAGCTTCTTGTTCTCGTTTGGCTGTAGCTTCTTGTTGCCACTGAGAGATCGCATTTTGAGCCTCTCTAGAGATCTGATTATCGGGGGAAACTTGTGCGATCGCTTCTTCCGCGATTCTAATCGCCGTGTCCCTGTCTATTTCCCCTCCTTTTTTGGCGACATCTCTCGCTTTAGCCAGCAGTGTTCGGGCCTGAGTTTGAGCCTGCTGTTTGATTTGTTGCTGCCGTTGCTGTCCTTGCCACTGGGCAATCTCATTTAACGCTTGCTGGTATACAGAACTTTTGGAAGGTATTTGTTCCGCTAGGGCGATCGCTGTTTGAAAATTCCCTGCACGAGCTTTTTTTCTGGCCTTTTTAAGCTGGCTCGACCCATTATCGGGAAGTGATTCGCTCGAATCAGGCTTATTTGTTGATTGACCTGTTTTAACTAAGCTAAGTGTTGCATTCGAGCCAGATATTAGTGTGTCTGTTCTAACCAAGTTATCGGTTGTATCTGAGTTAGTGATTAACGAGACTGTTCTCACTAAGTTAGGTGTTGTATCCGAGTTAGATATTAATGTATCTGTTTTAACTAAGTTAGGTATTGTATCCGAGTTAGGTATTAATGTATCTGTTTTAACTAAGTTAGGTATTGTATCCGGGTTAGCCCTAGATAGATCCGTTGGGTTTGAGTGAACAGTCGAATCTGATTTAGGGGTTGAGGTGCCTGTTGGGCTCGAATGAGCGGTTGATGTACTCGTTAAGGCTAAGTTATTAGAGTACCCTTGCAGGTAAGCGTACCCTCCCCCGACACTCACCAGCGCAGCTACCCCAATTCTCATCAGTAGAGACAGTCTGTTACGAGAGGTAAAAGCAGAGTGGGTTTGTCCTCTTACTTGTAGTCGTGTTGGGTTTCCCAAAAAACTTGAGGTCGTGTTTAGCCTTGTGGTTTGGATGGCTGAGGGTTGTAGGGTAGGCGCAATGCCGCTTAAAAGCTGTTCATTTACACCATGGCTCACCTTGTCCACAACATTGTCTTGAACCGTCAAAGAGGGATGGGACAATTGCTGTAAGGCTTGCAGGGCTTCTTTTGCGGATTGGTAGCGGTCTTTGAAGTGATAGCGCACCATTTTGGTTAAAATCGTGGCAACGCCTGAACTCACCCCGGCTTGGTGTTGCCAGAACAGCTCTCCTGTCTCATCGTCTTCTTGAAATTGGTGGGGATACAAGCCCGTCAGCGCTTGAATCGCGACGATACCCAAGGCATATAAATCACTATTGGGGCGTGGCTTGCCCCAATCCTGCTCGGTTGGCGTATAGCCTGGAGTGCCAATGCGAATACTGGTTGCTACGGACGGTTCTTGTCCCGGCTGATTGAGGGGTTGAATCTGCACTTGCTTGATCGCACCAAAGTCAATCAGGACTAATTTCTGATCACAGGCGCGACGCATAATGTTGTCCGGCTTGATGTCTCGATGGATGACGCCGTAACTATGCACAAATTGCAGAATCTCCAAGACTTCTAAAAGTAGTGGAACAATCTGAGTTTCTGACCAACCTTGACCGGGTTGCAATTCATGGGTTAGAGTATGCCCTTCAATAAACTCTTGCACCAAGTAAAACTCTTGGTCTTCTTCAAAGTAAGCCATCAACTGGGGAATCTGCTGATGTTTGCCCAGTTTGACCAGGGTTTCAGCTTCTCTTTGGAAGAGCTCTCGCGCTGTTTCTAG of Microcoleus sp. AS-A8 contains these proteins:
- a CDS encoding pentapeptide repeat-containing protein; translation: MLGLLVFIGLITQGLIVPANAANSQHLEQLRTTNSCPKCDLRDAQLTGANLQKADLSDANLEGANLEGANLSNAKLNRTQLQGAKLSGAILAGANLRQAKLGARQQEKEKETVPTNLQNADLQGADLGSADLTSAKLTGANLREAKLNYAQLSSANLEKADLTRSQLGAANLSGANLKQAQLNIATLSGANLTSAQLTGANLQTISADNVNLSGADLRQANLSEANLDHGNLKGALLQDGVLNAATLRNSDMSGSKLPGAILKGADLSRANLTRTNLENADLTNAKLASTNLTEAQLTGAKLLSSYLFSANLTKANLNGVNLRQALLRSADLTNASLVGATLENANLISTQLTQANLTYTNLTQCDLTGANLTNANLSNANLTQANLELATLANANLTGANLSNAKIEDAIGLNPSALP
- a CDS encoding PQQ-dependent sugar dehydrogenase; translated protein: MQSLRFLIPLLLLTTAPACSVPSTSNPETAAPEMEPSTQTAQQPAASPQNKQQQSATVATNNLVPTETLTSQPIKITLDSLPKPFATNSASQSPNVIPVPQNPTLNVPAGFQVNVYADNLDAPRWLSLTPSGDVLVTETRANRIRLLRDTNSDGVADVSKAFATAENGVNIPLGMTFAGDSFFLGNTGAVLRFPYTQGQQQLTGKGQKIADLTPGGYNQHWTRNVLASPDGTKLYVTIGSKSNVDEEPLPRASVQVMNLDGSNQQTFAYGLRNPVGIDFHPTTGELYTTVNERDGIGDDLVPDYFTRIRQGEFYGWPYAYLAPNRIEPRQTVNGQSKRPDLVAKTQTPDVLFQAHSAALGLQFYDGNTFPEKYRNGAFVAFRGSWNRNQGTGYKVVFVPFDSQGRPQGYYEDFLTGFLVNPSGPTTWGRPVGLLVLPDGSLLVTEEANNRIYRIQYQG
- a CDS encoding GNAT family N-acetyltransferase, whose translation is MSQLEIREDDLTGKKIADLLREHLENMHEITPPESIHALDLEALRSPDITFWTAWEGDELLGCGALKELDPRSGEVKSMRTAKAHRRRGVASKILEHIIKEASRRGYDCLNLETGAFPEFAPARALYRRYGFEYRGPFAEYIDDPNSVFMTKKL
- the bla gene encoding class A beta-lactamase, with product MHKQVLLTLLLVNSSVLPGCVHSPDPSRESVAICLQQRFAIAASTHTMDSGKSVADKRLGKAQIVAAQPNTTRLQEQLNNLDLSSAQGNVGIGVLDLDTGERWFRNGNQRFPMQSVFKLPVGIVVLKLVDEGKLSLNQTVTITREQFVPAWSPILKEIKGDRGQFTVQYLLQRTVGDSDNTAADALVRLVGGPEQVTAILGRMNLRDIRVDRLEQQLQPDTVGLTNFRPELVDKQKYEEAVQQIPDAVKKAAMERYLTDPRDTATPEGMIDLLVKLQSRQLLSEDSTALLLKIMTDSPTGQQRLKAGLPPGWSIAHKTGTGADVLGIGIAANDVGLISSPSGKRIAIAVFIAGSKAPLEQRESVMSAVAAAVVQAMQ
- a CDS encoding serine/threonine protein kinase encodes the protein MVDMIGQLLARRYQILRVLGAGAFGQTYVAQDTHIPGNPTCVVKHLKPATNSPQLLETARELFQREAETLVKLGKHQQIPQLMAYFEEDQEFYLVQEFIEGHTLTHELQPGQGWSETQIVPLLLEVLEILQFVHSYGVIHRDIKPDNIMRRACDQKLVLIDFGAIKQVQIQPLNQPGQEPSVATSIRIGTPGYTPTEQDWGKPRPNSDLYALGIVAIQALTGLYPHQFQEDDETGELFWQHQAGVSSGVATILTKMVRYHFKDRYQSAKEALQALQQLSHPSLTVQDNVVDKVSHGVNEQLLSGIAPTLQPSAIQTTRLNTTSSFLGNPTRLQVRGQTHSAFTSRNRLSLLMRIGVAALVSVGGGYAYLQGYSNNLALTSTSTAHSSPTGTSTPKSDSTVHSNPTDLSRANPDTIPNLVKTDTLIPNSDTIPNLVKTDTLISNSDTTPNLVRTVSLITNSDTTDNLVRTDTLISGSNATLSLVKTGQSTNKPDSSESLPDNGSSQLKKARKKARAGNFQTAIALAEQIPSKSSVYQQALNEIAQWQGQQRQQQIKQQAQTQARTLLAKARDVAKKGGEIDRDTAIRIAEEAIAQVSPDNQISREAQNAISQWQQEATAKREQEAVESFYKCSCQPNEPDTQKAVTFTESESDLTGSSCSINEAPEAPVLGAWLCNKQ